Proteins from a genomic interval of Desulfovibrio piger:
- a CDS encoding tripartite tricarboxylate transporter TctB family protein, whose translation MSVDRLIGGLFLFACLLLWFWIIPQQVVGEEQAFYPRLTVILVAIPAALMFLRNKGRRITLAFFREGSDISKDLAVKILVLVLSYIVFLLCVEKIGFFVSSAVFCPLYMLFFAERNFWRISLTTCGLLGGIYIIVVQLLKYPLPAGLLF comes from the coding sequence ATGTCTGTCGACCGCCTTATCGGGGGCCTGTTCCTGTTTGCCTGCCTCCTGCTGTGGTTCTGGATCATCCCGCAGCAGGTCGTCGGAGAAGAACAGGCATTTTATCCCAGATTGACAGTGATCCTTGTGGCCATCCCTGCGGCCCTGATGTTCCTGCGGAACAAGGGGCGGCGGATCACCCTGGCCTTTTTCCGGGAAGGTTCCGACATCTCGAAGGACCTTGCCGTCAAGATCCTGGTACTTGTCCTGAGTTATATCGTTTTTTTGCTTTGTGTTGAAAAGATCGGTTTCTTTGTTTCGAGTGCGGTCTTTTGTCCTTTGTACATGCTGTTCTTTGCAGAAAGGAACTTCTGGAGGATATCTCTGACGACATGCGGGCTGCTTGGCGGGATCTACATCATCGTGGTCCAGCTGCTCAAGTATCCCCTGCCGGCCGGCCTTCTTTTTTAG
- a CDS encoding tripartite tricarboxylate transporter permease, translated as MLENLMGAQDLVLCWENFFWAFVGVFCGAIMGAIPGLTDTMAIVLLLPFTYYLGPIPGIAMLMGLSKGGNFGGSLPAILFNIPGTPQAMCTTFDGHPLAMQGKSGKAMQTALFSSVTADALSDLVLIFLAAPVAAVALHIGPPEYSMVVLFSLVVISVAATADPLRGLLSTALGLLLATVGTDPEYGTLRFTFGIIELSDGISLMPMVIGLLAFSEVLLQAENYFRQRLNGKGAMQQVPVSSDPDDNRMTGKEFKMCLPTIGRSTVIGSIVGIVPGIGTTVGAYLSYLWARRKSKTPEKFGKGALEGIAASEAGNNAVNGPNLVPLVTLGIPGNLAAALILGGFMIKGLVPGPRFMEDHAPLLYALFAVLFISNIFTLFVGSFFIRYARRLTNIPRSALYACILVFSILGSYVYNGNVFDVWVMFCFGIFGYVLIKMSLNLPTLIVAFFLGELLEEKVRQTLLISNGDWTVFFTRPLALLFIVLTVVVTYLYIAKIKKAASRVVE; from the coding sequence ATGCTTGAGAATCTCATGGGTGCCCAGGATCTTGTCCTTTGCTGGGAGAATTTTTTCTGGGCATTTGTCGGTGTTTTTTGCGGGGCCATCATGGGGGCCATCCCCGGTCTGACGGATACCATGGCCATCGTGCTCCTGCTCCCGTTCACGTATTACCTGGGGCCCATCCCCGGCATCGCCATGCTCATGGGCCTTTCCAAGGGCGGCAACTTTGGCGGTTCCCTTCCCGCCATTTTGTTCAACATCCCGGGGACGCCCCAGGCCATGTGCACCACCTTCGACGGTCATCCGCTGGCCATGCAGGGCAAGAGCGGCAAGGCTATGCAGACGGCGCTGTTTTCTTCGGTCACGGCCGATGCCCTGTCGGACCTGGTGCTGATCTTCCTTGCTGCTCCGGTAGCCGCTGTCGCCCTGCATATCGGTCCGCCGGAATACAGCATGGTGGTGCTGTTCTCTCTTGTCGTCATCTCCGTGGCTGCCACGGCCGACCCCTTGCGGGGGCTGCTGTCCACCGCCCTGGGGCTGCTGCTGGCCACTGTCGGCACTGACCCGGAATACGGTACCCTGCGTTTCACCTTCGGGATCATCGAACTTTCTGACGGCATCAGCCTCATGCCCATGGTCATCGGCCTGCTGGCCTTTTCCGAAGTGTTGCTGCAGGCGGAAAATTACTTCCGGCAGCGGCTCAACGGGAAGGGGGCGATGCAGCAGGTGCCCGTCAGCTCCGATCCTGACGACAACCGCATGACGGGCAAGGAATTCAAGATGTGCCTGCCCACGATCGGGCGTTCGACCGTGATCGGCTCCATCGTCGGCATCGTGCCTGGTATCGGGACCACTGTCGGGGCGTATCTGAGCTATCTGTGGGCCCGGCGCAAGTCGAAGACGCCCGAAAAGTTCGGCAAGGGGGCTCTGGAAGGCATCGCGGCCTCGGAAGCGGGGAACAATGCCGTCAACGGGCCCAACCTCGTGCCCCTCGTGACTCTCGGCATCCCCGGCAACCTGGCTGCGGCCCTGATCCTGGGGGGCTTCATGATCAAGGGGCTCGTTCCCGGTCCCCGCTTCATGGAAGACCACGCCCCGCTGCTCTATGCCCTGTTCGCGGTGCTGTTCATCTCCAATATCTTCACCCTGTTCGTGGGGTCGTTCTTCATCCGCTATGCGCGCAGGCTGACCAACATTCCCCGTTCCGCCCTGTATGCCTGCATCCTGGTTTTCAGCATTCTGGGTTCCTATGTGTATAACGGCAACGTCTTTGACGTTTGGGTCATGTTCTGTTTCGGCATATTCGGCTATGTCCTGATCAAGATGTCCCTGAACCTGCCGACGCTCATCGTGGCCTTTTTCCTTGGCGAACTGCTTGAGGAGAAGGTCCGCCAGACCCTGCTGATATCCAACGGCGACTGGACGGTGTTCTTCACACGTCCTCTGGCCTTGCTGTTCATCGTTTTGACAGTCGTCGTCACCTATCTGTACATCGCCAAGATCAAAAAGGCGGCAAGCAGGGTCGTTGAGTAA
- a CDS encoding FAD-dependent oxidoreductase, with product MSAENILEALTDNIVVDKSKCIFCGHCAEKCVLDNIRINRAPCSGACPLGLNVQGYVQLIARGQEDRARQLIADVLPFAPVICRICDHPCEHACNRRDVDGQAVSINGLKRYLFAGMPDGELCPAAATGKKVAIVGAGPAGMLAAYDLRRAGHDVAVYDAAPKAGGLLRSVLPLWKLPDSVLDGQIAMLEKGGVTFHLGQRIDKAGLEALQAAHDAVILALGAGEGRASGISGEQLPGTLQALDFLTRVRSGQGRELSGNVVIVGGGYVALDCAQAAVRCGAEKVLVVYRRTVDDFKADREDLEKARALGVRFAFTWAPERITDAGGLTLYCRHDMAKLPGQCVDYPDFDPDEERAFPADTIIWAIGQQPDRQLVSLAGGVSVDPVTLQAGEKPLFVAGDMVGGASSAIRAMASGRQAATSVLRLLEGSDLYYERSYPGPFIDDYVLDIAEPCRHERQQGSGHVCTGKGDFAETTDVFTAEQARTEASRCLSCGGPTGHYRNCWFCLPCEVECPEQALYVNIPYLLR from the coding sequence ATGAGCGCTGAAAACATCCTTGAAGCCTTGACGGACAATATCGTCGTCGACAAAAGCAAGTGCATTTTTTGTGGCCACTGCGCTGAAAAATGCGTGCTGGACAATATCCGCATCAACCGGGCTCCCTGTTCCGGGGCCTGTCCTCTGGGGCTCAATGTCCAGGGGTACGTGCAGCTCATCGCCAGGGGCCAGGAAGACCGGGCCCGCCAGCTGATCGCTGATGTGCTGCCTTTTGCCCCCGTCATCTGCAGGATCTGTGACCACCCCTGCGAGCATGCCTGCAACCGCCGGGACGTGGACGGGCAGGCGGTCAGCATCAACGGGCTCAAGCGCTATCTTTTTGCCGGTATGCCGGATGGGGAACTGTGTCCGGCTGCCGCGACAGGCAAAAAGGTGGCCATCGTCGGTGCCGGGCCTGCCGGTATGCTGGCCGCATATGACCTGCGCCGGGCCGGGCATGACGTCGCCGTCTATGATGCCGCCCCGAAGGCCGGCGGTCTGCTGCGCAGCGTCCTGCCGCTCTGGAAGCTCCCTGACAGCGTGCTGGACGGCCAGATCGCCATGCTTGAAAAAGGCGGTGTGACCTTCCATCTGGGACAGCGCATCGACAAGGCGGGCCTGGAGGCCCTGCAGGCTGCGCATGATGCGGTCATCCTGGCCCTGGGTGCCGGGGAGGGGCGCGCTTCGGGCATCAGCGGCGAACAGCTGCCGGGGACCTTGCAGGCTCTGGATTTCCTGACCCGCGTCCGCTCCGGGCAGGGCAGGGAACTTTCCGGCAACGTCGTGATCGTGGGCGGCGGCTATGTGGCGCTGGATTGCGCCCAGGCGGCGGTCCGCTGCGGTGCGGAAAAGGTCCTGGTCGTCTATCGCCGTACGGTGGACGACTTCAAGGCCGACCGCGAAGACCTGGAAAAGGCCAGGGCCCTGGGCGTGCGCTTTGCCTTTACCTGGGCCCCGGAACGCATCACTGACGCAGGCGGGCTGACACTGTACTGCCGTCACGATATGGCAAAATTGCCCGGCCAGTGCGTGGACTATCCCGATTTCGATCCTGATGAGGAACGGGCCTTCCCGGCGGATACCATCATCTGGGCCATCGGCCAGCAGCCGGACAGGCAGCTCGTATCCCTTGCGGGAGGCGTCAGCGTCGATCCCGTCACCCTGCAGGCAGGCGAAAAGCCCCTCTTCGTTGCCGGGGACATGGTGGGCGGGGCTTCTTCCGCCATTCGGGCCATGGCATCGGGGCGGCAGGCGGCCACATCTGTCCTGCGCCTGCTGGAAGGCAGCGACCTGTACTATGAACGCAGCTATCCCGGTCCCTTCATTGATGATTATGTTCTGGACATCGCGGAGCCCTGCCGTCATGAACGGCAGCAGGGCAGTGGTCATGTGTGCACGGGCAAGGGCGATTTTGCGGAGACGACGGACGTCTTCACCGCGGAACAGGCCCGTACCGAGGCCTCGCGCTGCCTTTCCTGCGGCGGGCCGACCGGCCATTACCGCAACTGCTGGTTCTGTCTGCCGTGCGAGGTGGAGTGCCCTGAACAGGCATTGTATGTGAATATTCCCTATCTGCTTCGTTAA
- the lpdA gene encoding dihydrolipoyl dehydrogenase: MKRLTVIGGGPGGYTAAFAAARAGMEVTLVEAAHLGGTCLNSGCIPTKTLKASAEALETALRLAEFGITCEGTPRVDPAAVLARKEKVVGILRGGLEKACARLKVRLCTGHGRVLDARHVEVTMADGSMEVVENDALILATGSRVAELPGLSFDHTHILSSDDALQLDRVPQRLIIVGGGVIGCEMACIYRAFGAQVTVVEGQDRLLPMPSMDAEVSTLLQREMKKRRIACELGRTLKDVRVEDGVVRATLTASPFVEKPTPAQQKEVPVEADMVLVTVGRCPATEGLGLAEAGIGTDRRGWVVVDDALKTSLPEVYAIGDLLGPSRVMLAHVAAMEGLCVVESLCGKPRAMRYDAVPSGVFTSPEVGSVGLSEQQAREQGLDVRCVTFQMRELGKAQAMGELPGFFKLVAAADGGRLLGAHIVGAHASDLVAEAALGVANGLTLEQVAHTIHAHPTLAEGLYEAALLAQEA; encoded by the coding sequence ATGAAACGTCTGACCGTCATCGGTGGTGGCCCCGGCGGCTATACGGCGGCTTTTGCCGCTGCCCGCGCGGGCATGGAAGTCACGCTGGTGGAGGCTGCCCATCTGGGCGGGACCTGCCTCAATTCCGGCTGCATCCCCACCAAGACCCTCAAGGCTTCGGCCGAAGCTCTGGAGACAGCCCTGCGCCTGGCCGAGTTCGGCATCACCTGCGAAGGGACGCCCCGTGTGGATCCGGCCGCCGTGCTGGCCCGCAAGGAAAAGGTCGTCGGCATCCTGCGCGGTGGTCTGGAAAAGGCCTGCGCCCGTCTCAAAGTACGTCTGTGCACCGGTCACGGCAGGGTGCTGGATGCCCGTCATGTGGAAGTGACCATGGCCGACGGCAGTATGGAAGTGGTGGAGAACGACGCCCTCATCCTGGCGACCGGCTCCCGGGTGGCGGAGCTGCCCGGTCTGTCTTTTGACCACACCCACATCCTGAGCAGCGATGATGCCCTGCAGCTGGACCGTGTGCCGCAGCGCCTGATCATCGTGGGCGGTGGTGTCATCGGCTGCGAGATGGCGTGCATCTACCGTGCCTTCGGCGCGCAGGTGACCGTGGTGGAAGGACAGGACCGTCTGCTGCCCATGCCATCCATGGATGCTGAGGTCAGCACCTTGCTGCAGCGCGAGATGAAGAAGCGTCGCATCGCCTGCGAGCTGGGCCGTACCCTCAAGGACGTGCGGGTGGAGGATGGCGTGGTCCGTGCCACGCTGACGGCCTCTCCCTTCGTGGAGAAGCCCACGCCCGCCCAGCAGAAGGAAGTGCCTGTGGAAGCCGACATGGTGCTGGTGACCGTGGGCCGTTGCCCGGCCACGGAAGGCCTGGGGCTGGCCGAAGCCGGTATCGGGACCGACCGCCGCGGCTGGGTCGTGGTGGACGATGCCCTGAAGACCTCCCTGCCCGAAGTGTACGCCATCGGTGATTTGCTGGGCCCCTCCCGTGTGATGCTGGCCCATGTGGCGGCCATGGAAGGCCTGTGCGTGGTGGAGAGCCTGTGCGGAAAACCGCGCGCCATGCGCTATGATGCCGTGCCCTCCGGCGTGTTCACCTCGCCCGAAGTGGGCAGCGTGGGCCTGAGCGAGCAGCAGGCCCGTGAGCAGGGGCTGGACGTGCGTTGCGTCACCTTCCAGATGCGCGAGCTGGGCAAGGCCCAGGCCATGGGCGAACTGCCGGGCTTCTTCAAGCTGGTGGCCGCTGCGGATGGCGGTCGTCTGCTGGGGGCGCACATCGTGGGTGCCCATGCCTCCGACCTGGTGGCGGAAGCCGCCCTGGGCGTGGCCAACGGCCTGACCCTGGAACAGGTGGCCCATACCATCCATGCCCATCCCACGCTGGCCGAAGGCCTGTACGAGGCCGCGCTGCTGGCGCAGGAGGCATAG
- a CDS encoding tripartite tricarboxylate transporter substrate binding protein: MKKILGLILAVGLMLGALPARAEYPDKAITCIVPFAPGGAADITVRMVADYLSKEIGQPLVIVNKGGGSGIPGLNFGLKARPDGYTVLGGSIGNAFVATYFLGAPAYDMDKIAFVGAYMPHDRLLLTRPDKPYKTWQELVEYARTHPGEVAIGHGASQEGLEVVKAAGIKEGVSFNQVMYKSGGPATADLLGDHIDVCDLGTGTAGFQAARKGDLIIIANLGTAEVPFFPDVPKLRDMGAPFATSLMYGFAFPNGTPEAIRLKWEQALAKVMQNKELLDKMHAAGFTPAFLNGKEYREFSRNSTIAVQEMLKYNKQGSKK; the protein is encoded by the coding sequence ATGAAAAAGATTCTTGGTCTGATTCTGGCAGTTGGACTTATGCTGGGTGCCTTGCCCGCGCGGGCGGAGTACCCTGACAAGGCCATTACCTGTATCGTTCCGTTTGCTCCGGGCGGAGCCGCCGACATCACGGTGCGGATGGTGGCGGACTATTTGTCCAAAGAGATCGGCCAGCCTCTGGTCATCGTCAACAAAGGCGGGGGGAGCGGCATCCCGGGCCTGAATTTTGGCCTCAAGGCTCGTCCCGACGGATATACGGTACTGGGAGGTTCCATAGGCAATGCGTTCGTCGCCACGTATTTTCTGGGCGCGCCCGCCTATGACATGGACAAGATCGCCTTCGTGGGAGCGTACATGCCCCACGACCGCCTGCTGCTCACCCGGCCCGACAAGCCCTACAAGACCTGGCAGGAGCTGGTGGAATATGCCCGGACCCATCCCGGTGAAGTAGCCATCGGGCACGGTGCCAGCCAGGAAGGTCTGGAAGTGGTCAAGGCTGCCGGCATCAAGGAAGGCGTCTCGTTCAACCAGGTGATGTACAAGAGCGGCGGCCCGGCCACGGCGGATCTGCTGGGCGATCACATCGACGTGTGTGACCTCGGTACGGGTACGGCCGGCTTCCAGGCCGCCCGCAAGGGGGACCTGATCATCATCGCCAACCTGGGCACGGCTGAAGTCCCCTTCTTCCCCGATGTGCCCAAGCTGCGTGATATGGGCGCCCCCTTTGCCACGTCGCTGATGTACGGCTTTGCTTTCCCCAACGGGACGCCGGAAGCCATCCGGCTCAAGTGGGAACAGGCTCTGGCCAAGGTCATGCAGAACAAGGAGCTCCTGGACAAGATGCACGCCGCAGGCTTTACCCCTGCTTTCCTCAACGGCAAGGAATACCGGGAATTTTCCCGTAACTCCACCATCGCCGTGCAGGAGATGCTGAAGTACAACAAGCAGGGGAGCAAGAAGTAG